A part of Eubacterium sp. AB3007 genomic DNA contains:
- a CDS encoding S8 family serine peptidase, whose product MYKRIGILILCVVLWAGMSVPAFAAEKTGELLENPVSSESAIAEPQESSAEEPPAEPQETDGPVEVAGDIDELGEALDESDPEEQKGLEAFQQKELILFLEQGALKETYGAANVVYYEPLVEYILQYDSPEETRDAFHNLVKSYGEDAVMVNLPVETKAASWSQTTSNRTSARSVSWGSDVMLLDALRDRASSAGGPTGKVIVGVLDSGVNPTHELLKGRISPASAAIKKYIAAGSTPYLDENGHGTHVAGIIADATPPQVEILAVRTTDSNGGGDFNSLLVGMQYAASHGARVINVSFGGDLYTNSGISVARYQAILDNYEKAIHNICSNYDCMVVVAAGNSGMDIETSKAFPACFPEVITVGALNTDLKRASFSNYGKNVDFGAPGVDVASGWNAGNSEYKIATGTSMAAPHVTAAAAMVRLYNPGLNRTEAEDVLRGSVTDITPKGIDRYTGCGMIRLGSSQMRTSFSLAGASVSAGPATWSGRALSPSVRATLRGRALTQGKEFTVTYSNNKKVGVGRFTIRGKGRYTGTRSGTFRIVPKGTRLTKYRPGKKKLTLKWVKQKKQTSGYQIQISRSISFGKGTRTITVRKPKKSSVKIKKLKRRTEYYVRIRTYKKVGKQKYYSTWSTKGIVRTV is encoded by the coding sequence ATGTATAAACGAATCGGAATTCTCATATTGTGTGTTGTTCTATGGGCAGGCATGAGCGTGCCCGCGTTTGCCGCAGAGAAGACAGGGGAACTGCTGGAAAATCCAGTTTCTTCAGAGAGTGCGATAGCAGAGCCACAGGAATCATCTGCAGAAGAACCCCCGGCAGAGCCACAGGAAACGGATGGCCCGGTAGAAGTGGCCGGTGACATCGATGAGCTGGGAGAGGCTTTGGATGAGTCTGACCCAGAGGAACAGAAGGGGCTGGAGGCTTTCCAGCAGAAGGAACTGATCCTGTTTCTGGAGCAGGGAGCGCTGAAGGAGACTTATGGTGCTGCCAACGTAGTCTACTACGAACCGTTGGTGGAATATATTCTCCAGTACGATAGCCCGGAGGAGACCCGGGATGCTTTCCATAATCTGGTGAAATCTTATGGGGAGGACGCTGTGATGGTGAACCTGCCTGTGGAAACAAAGGCTGCCAGCTGGTCGCAGACCACCAGCAACCGCACCTCTGCCAGGTCCGTGTCCTGGGGCAGCGACGTGATGCTGCTGGACGCACTGCGGGACAGGGCGAGCAGTGCCGGAGGCCCTACCGGAAAGGTGATCGTCGGCGTGCTGGACTCCGGGGTCAACCCTACGCATGAACTGCTGAAGGGAAGGATCTCCCCGGCCAGCGCAGCAATCAAGAAATACATCGCCGCAGGGTCCACTCCTTATCTGGACGAGAACGGACACGGTACCCATGTGGCGGGAATCATCGCTGATGCGACACCACCACAGGTAGAGATCCTGGCAGTCCGGACCACGGACAGCAATGGAGGCGGGGATTTCAACAGTCTTCTGGTTGGTATGCAGTATGCCGCCAGCCATGGGGCCAGGGTCATCAACGTGAGCTTTGGCGGAGACCTGTATACCAACAGTGGGATCAGCGTCGCCAGGTATCAGGCGATCCTGGACAACTATGAGAAGGCAATCCATAACATCTGTAGCAACTACGACTGTATGGTGGTGGTGGCAGCAGGCAATAGCGGCATGGATATTGAGACCAGCAAGGCTTTTCCGGCCTGTTTCCCGGAGGTGATCACCGTGGGGGCACTGAACACCGACCTGAAACGAGCCAGTTTCTCCAACTACGGAAAGAACGTGGATTTTGGCGCCCCCGGCGTGGATGTGGCCAGCGGATGGAATGCAGGAAACAGTGAATACAAAATAGCCACCGGCACCTCTATGGCAGCGCCTCATGTGACAGCAGCCGCGGCCATGGTCCGGCTGTATAACCCGGGACTGAACCGCACAGAGGCGGAGGATGTGCTTAGGGGAAGCGTGACCGATATCACCCCGAAGGGAATAGACCGGTACACCGGTTGCGGGATGATCAGGCTGGGAAGCAGCCAGATGAGAACTTCCTTCTCCCTGGCAGGCGCATCGGTGAGCGCGGGTCCGGCAACCTGGTCAGGGAGGGCTTTGTCTCCCAGTGTGCGGGCAACGCTGAGAGGAAGGGCACTGACCCAGGGGAAGGAGTTCACCGTCACCTATTCGAACAACAAGAAAGTCGGCGTCGGCCGGTTCACCATCCGTGGAAAGGGGCGGTACACAGGCACCCGCAGCGGGACCTTCCGGATCGTGCCCAAGGGCACCCGTCTCACCAAATACAGGCCCGGCAAGAAGAAGCTTACTCTGAAGTGGGTAAAACAAAAGAAACAGACTTCCGGTTACCAGATCCAGATCTCCAGGAGTATCTCTTTCGGAAAAGGAACCAGGACGATCACCGTCAGGAAGCCGAAGAAATCCTCTGTCAAGATCAAGAAACTCAAGCGGCGGACAGAGTACTATGTTCGGATCCGCACCTACAAGAAGGTCGGCAAACAGAAGTATTACTCCACCTGGTCGACCAAGGGCATCGTCCGCACCGTATAA